GGGCAGGTCGTTGTGGCCGTCGACGACCGGGAACTCGCGCAGGAGTTCCCGGGCGCTCTCCAGCGAACCCACGGCCGTCACTTGCCGAAGCCGAAGCCGCTGGAGCCTTCGACCTTGGCGCGCAGGCGCTTGCCCTTCTCGGTCGCCTGGTCGTTGAGCTCCTGCTGGAACTCCCGCATGCGGCCGAGGAGTTCCTCGTCGTGGGCGGCGAGGATCCGGGCCGCGAGCAGACCGGCGTTGCGGGCACCGGCGACGGAGACGGTCGCGACGGGGACACCGGCCGGCATCTGCACGATGGACAGGAGGCTGTCCATGCCGTCGAGGTACTTCAGCGGGACCGGGACGCCGATCACCGGAAGGGGGGTCACGGAGGCGAGCATGCCGGGAAGGTGGGCGGCGCCACCCGCGCCCGCGATGATCACCTTCAGGCCCCGCTCGGCCGCCTGCTCGCCGTACGTGATCATCTCGCGCGGCATGCGGTGCGCGGAGACGACGTCGACCTCGTACGCGATCTCGAACTCGTCGAGTGCCTGGGCGGCGGCCTCCATGACGTGCCAGTCGCTGTCCGAACCCATGACGATACCAACAACGGGGCTCATTCTGTGATCGTGCCTCTCAGGTAGCCGGCAGCGTGACGTGCGCGTTCGAGAACGTCGTCCAGGTCGTCGCCGTAGGTGTTGACGTGGCCGACCTTGCGGCCGGGCTTCACGTCCTTGCCGTACATGTGGATCTTCAGCTTGGGGTCGCGGGCCATGCAGTGCAGGTACGCGGAGTACATGTGGGGGAAGTCGCCGCCGAGGACGTTGACCATGACGGTCCACTTCGCGCGGGGGCGCGGGTCGCCGAGCGGGAGGTCGAGGACGGCCCTGACGTGGTTGGCGAACTGGGAGGTGATCGCGCCGTCCATCGACCAGTGGCCCGAGTTGTGCGGGCGCATCGCCAGTTCGTTGACGAGGACGCGGCCGTCGCGGGTCTGGAAGAGCTCGACGGCGAGGTGGCCGACGACGTCCAGTTCCTTGGCGATGGACAGGGCCAGCTGCTCGGCCTTGAGGGCGAGGGCCTCGTCGAGGCCGGGCGCGGGGGCGATCACGGTGTCGCAGACGCCGTTCACCTGCTGGGACTCGACGACCGGGTAGGCGACGGCCTGGCCGTGCGGCGACCGTACGACGTTGGCGGCGAGCTCGCGGACGTAGTCGACCTTCTCCTCGGCGAGGACGGGAACGCCCGCCTGGAAGGGGTCCGCGGCCTCCTCGACGGAGTCGACGACCCACACGCCCTTGCCGTCGTAGCCGCCGCGGACGGTCTTGAGGACGACGGGGAAGCCGTCGCCCTCCGCCGCGAAGGCCGCCACGTCCTGGGGATCGCTGACGATCCGGTGCCGTGGGCACGGGACGCCGATCGCGTCGAGCCGCGCGCGCATCACGCCCTTGTCCTGGGCGTGCACGAGCGCGTCGGGGCCGGGGCGCACGGGGATGCCGTCCGCCTCCAGGGCCCTGAGGTGCTCGGTGGGTACGTGTTCGTGATCGAAGGTGATCACGTCGCACCCGCGCGCGAAGTCGCGCAGCGTGTCGAGGTCGCGATAGTCGCCGATGACGACGTCGCTCACCACCTGCGCCGCGGAATCCTGAGGGGTGTCACTGAGGAGCTTGAACCTGATGCCGAGCGGAATGCCTGCCTCGTGTGTCATACGAGCGAGCTGGCCTCCGCCGACCATGCCGACTACGGGGAACGTCACGACCCCAGGGTATCGGTCACGCCACGGCGGCCGGATTCAGCGCCTCTTACCGGCCCTCTTACCAGCTTGTTTCCCGGTGTGTGAGTTCATCCGCAGGCAATGGGCCAGAGGGGTGGTTAGCATGGTTGAGTTGACGAAACCAATCGACTGGGGGCCTGTACGACCATGGGACATGGTTCCTCAGGGCTGCGAAGGATCCTTCGCGAGGTCGCCAAGTTCGGTGCGGTGGGCGGAGCGGGCCTCCTCGTCAACCTCGTCGTGTTCAACCTCGTACGGCATCTCACCGAGCTTCCGGTGGTCCGTGCGAGCGTCGTCGCCACGGTCGTGGCGATCGTCTTCAACTACATAGGGTTCCGGTACTTCACGTACCGCGACCGCGACAAGAGCGGCCGCACGAAGGAACTGACGCTGTTCCTGCTGTTCAGCGTGGTCGGCCTGGTCATCGAGAACGGCATCCTGTACGCCGCGACCTATGGCTTCGGCTGGGACAGCCCCCTCCAGAGCAACATCTTCAAGTTCGTCGGCATCGGCATCGCCACCCTCTTCCGCTTCTGGTCCTACCGCAGCTGGGTCTTCAAGACCCTCCCCGCCCGCGAGGCGGTGGCGAGCGCGGAGTCGTTCCTGGAGGCGGCGGAGCAGGCGGCGGTCAGGAAGCCGCCCCGGCCCAGGCAGCGGATGCTCTGACACAGGCCCCCGGCCCACCGTCCCCGGTTCAGCGCGCGCAGCTCACCGCACCATCGGCTCGTCGTCGTCCAGCACCGCCGACTTCAGCGGGGTACGGGAGAGGAACAGGCCGAAGACCGGGGGCTGGGCCTGGAGCATTTCCAGGCGGCCGCCGTCGGCCTCCGCCAGGTCCCGGGCGACCGCGAGGCCGATGCCCGTGGAATTGCGGCCGCTGATGGTGCGCTCGAAGATCCGCGCGCCGAGGTCGGCGGGGACGCCGGGGCCCTCGTCGGTGACCTCGATGACGGCCTGGTTGCCGGTGACGCGGGTGCGCAGCGCCACCGTGCCGCCGCCGTGCATGAGGGAGTTCTCGATCAGCGCGGCCAGAACCTGGGCCACGGCGCCGGGCGTGCCGACGGCGGTGAGGTGCCGTTTGCCCGAGCTGACGATCGCCCGGCCCGCACTGCGATACGCCGGCCGCCACTCCGCGAGCTGCTGCTGGATGACCTCGTCGAGGTCGAAGGTGACGGCGTTGCCGGCCCGGGGGTCGCGGGAGTTCGTCAGCAGCCGCTCCACCACGTCCGTCAGCCGCTCCACCTGGGTCAGCGCGACGTTCGCCTCCTCCTTCACCGTGTCCGGGTCGTCGGTGAGGGTGATCTCCTCGAGGCGCATCGAGAGCGCGGTCAGCGGCGTACGGAGCTGGTGGGAGGCGTCGGCGGCCAGGCGCCGCTCCGCCGTCAGCATGCGCGCGATGCGCTCGGCGGAGGAGTCCAGCACATCGGCGACCCGGTCGAGCTCGGGGACGCCGTACCGCTTGTGCCGGGGCCGCGGGTCGCCCGAGCCGAGCCGTTCCGCAGTCTCGGCGAGGTCGGTCAGCGGCGAGGCCAGCTTGTTGGCCTGGCGGATCGCGAGCAGCGCCGCGGCGATCGAACCGCGAGCAGTGCCACGAGGCCGATGATCAGCAGCGTGCGGCCGACCTCCCGGGTCACCGAGGAGCGCGGCTCCTGCACGGTGACCGTCTCGCCCTCCTCACCGTTCTCGGTGGAGCTGATGACCTGGCCGACCGGCCTGGAACCGACCTCGATCGGCGGCTGTCCGGGGATCCGGATCACGGCATACCGTTCCTGCGCGACCTGGTCGCGCAGGATCTCCGCGGTCACGTCCTCCGCGGCGAACAGCCGGCTGTCCACGATCCCGGCCAGCCGGATCGCCTCGGAATCCACCCGCTCCTGGGCGCTGTTGCTGATGGTGCGGGTCTCGACGATGACGAGGGAGACGCCGAAGACGGCGATCACCACGAGCACTACGGCGAGCGTGGACTGGATCAGTCGACGGCGCATGTCCTCTTACCTAGCCGGATACCCAGGGATTCAGCTCTTCTCGAAGCGGAAGCCCACTCCTCGTACCGTCGCGATGTAGCGCGGGTTGGCCGCGTCGTCGCCGAGCTTCTTGCGAAGCCACGAGATGTGCATGTCGAGCGTCTTGGTCGACGACCACCACGTCGTGTCCCAGACCTCGCGCATCAGCTGGTCCCGGGTCACCACCCGTCCCGCGTCCCGCACCAGCACCCGCAGCAGGTCGAACTCCTTCGCGGTGAGCTGGAGTTCCTCGTCGCCCATCCACGCCCGGTGCGACTCGACGTCGATGCGCACCCCGTGGGTGGCCGGCGGCTGGGCCGGCTCGGACGCCCCGCGTCGCAGCAGGGCCCGGACCCGGGCCAGCAGCTCGGCGAGCCGGAAGGGCTTGGTCACGTAGTCGTCGGCGCCCGCGTCGAGACCGACGACGGTGTCCACCTCGTCGGCACGTGCGGTCAGGATGAGGATCGGTACGGCGTGGCCCTCGGCGCGCAGTCGGCGGGCCACCTCGAGGCCGTCCATGCCGGGCAGACCCAGGTCGAGGACGACCAGGTCGATGCCGCCCTGCATTCCGGCGTCGAGTGCGGTGGGGCCGTCCTCACGCACCTCGACCTCGTACCCTTCCCGGCGCAGGGCGCGG
This portion of the Streptomyces canus genome encodes:
- the purE gene encoding 5-(carboxyamino)imidazole ribonucleotide mutase — translated: MSPVVGIVMGSDSDWHVMEAAAQALDEFEIAYEVDVVSAHRMPREMITYGEQAAERGLKVIIAGAGGAAHLPGMLASVTPLPVIGVPVPLKYLDGMDSLLSIVQMPAGVPVATVSVAGARNAGLLAARILAAHDEELLGRMREFQQELNDQATEKGKRLRAKVEGSSGFGFGK
- a CDS encoding 5-(carboxyamino)imidazole ribonucleotide synthase — protein: MTFPVVGMVGGGQLARMTHEAGIPLGIRFKLLSDTPQDSAAQVVSDVVIGDYRDLDTLRDFARGCDVITFDHEHVPTEHLRALEADGIPVRPGPDALVHAQDKGVMRARLDAIGVPCPRHRIVSDPQDVAAFAAEGDGFPVVLKTVRGGYDGKGVWVVDSVEEAADPFQAGVPVLAEEKVDYVRELAANVVRSPHGQAVAYPVVESQQVNGVCDTVIAPAPGLDEALALKAEQLALSIAKELDVVGHLAVELFQTRDGRVLVNELAMRPHNSGHWSMDGAITSQFANHVRAVLDLPLGDPRPRAKWTVMVNVLGGDFPHMYSAYLHCMARDPKLKIHMYGKDVKPGRKVGHVNTYGDDLDDVLERARHAAGYLRGTITE
- a CDS encoding response regulator transcription factor, whose translation is MTRVLLAEDDASISEPLARALRREGYEVEVREDGPTALDAGMQGGIDLVVLDLGLPGMDGLEVARRLRAEGHAVPILILTARADEVDTVVGLDAGADDYVTKPFRLAELLARVRALLRRGASEPAQPPATHGVRIDVESHRAWMGDEELQLTAKEFDLLRVLVRDAGRVVTRDQLMREVWDTTWWSSTKTLDMHISWLRKKLGDDAANPRYIATVRGVGFRFEKS
- a CDS encoding GtrA family protein, which gives rise to MGHGSSGLRRILREVAKFGAVGGAGLLVNLVVFNLVRHLTELPVVRASVVATVVAIVFNYIGFRYFTYRDRDKSGRTKELTLFLLFSVVGLVIENGILYAATYGFGWDSPLQSNIFKFVGIGIATLFRFWSYRSWVFKTLPAREAVASAESFLEAAEQAAVRKPPRPRQRML